One segment of Fimbriiglobus ruber DNA contains the following:
- a CDS encoding tetratricopeptide repeat protein, which produces MRHRRTPPALPADLQERLGRPEAVFGPNWRFLTTSTIAGAGLVLLGVVFCSVWAASVPRGRAPEGPLYLLLGGGLITCGLAAVVLPRQVPPTWIFVCPHGLAWGRGEDWKAIEWAEVIRFEDAALPAGVQVRQCRLVRHERTASWRRTFRAKWGVIRGKVLGDLWVKWWDGRHTQDNLSVEKLTNRVHLPASRGVPMSSRLFWRAVVLVCGWMPWMLPLAAAQEPKTANDFYNRGVTWVKKGEFDKAVKDYDEAIRLDPKHADAYYSRGAVWAEKGEFDKATKDFDEAIRLNPKDAATFYNRGVTWVKKGEFDKAVKDYDEAIRLNPKYADAFYNRGVIWAGKAEFDKAIKDFDEVIRLNPKDARAFNNRGSAWANNGESDKAVKDYDEAIRLNPKYVNAFINRGLTWAGEGKFDKAIKDFNEAIQLNPKFALAFYSRGLAWKAKGENEKAAKDFAEAERLQELKK; this is translated from the coding sequence ATGCGACACCGGCGGACGCCACCCGCGCTGCCCGCGGACCTACAGGAGCGACTCGGCCGGCCGGAGGCCGTGTTCGGCCCGAACTGGCGGTTCCTCACCACGTCGACGATCGCGGGCGCCGGCTTGGTCCTGCTGGGTGTCGTCTTCTGTTCGGTCTGGGCCGCCAGCGTCCCGCGGGGTCGGGCACCCGAAGGCCCGTTGTACCTGCTGTTGGGCGGCGGGTTGATAACCTGCGGGTTGGCCGCCGTGGTGCTGCCACGGCAAGTCCCGCCGACCTGGATCTTCGTCTGCCCGCATGGATTGGCCTGGGGCCGCGGGGAGGACTGGAAGGCCATTGAGTGGGCGGAGGTGATCCGGTTCGAGGACGCCGCCCTGCCCGCCGGGGTGCAGGTCCGGCAGTGCCGGCTGGTGCGGCACGAGCGTACCGCCTCGTGGCGTCGTACATTTCGAGCAAAGTGGGGGGTCATTCGGGGCAAAGTTCTGGGCGATCTGTGGGTGAAGTGGTGGGATGGTCGCCACACGCAAGATAATTTGTCTGTTGAGAAGCTGACCAACCGTGTTCACTTACCTGCTAGCAGAGGAGTGCCCATGTCGTCTCGATTGTTCTGGCGCGCTGTGGTGCTTGTGTGCGGGTGGATGCCCTGGATGCTCCCATTGGCAGCCGCCCAGGAGCCGAAAACTGCCAACGATTTCTACAACCGTGGGGTGACGTGGGTCAAGAAGGGCGAGTTCGACAAGGCGGTCAAAGACTACGACGAAGCCATCCGACTCGACCCTAAACACGCTGACGCTTACTACAGCCGTGGGGCGGTGTGGGCCGAGAAGGGTGAGTTCGACAAGGCCACCAAAGACTTCGACGAAGCCATCCGACTTAACCCCAAAGATGCAGCCACATTCTACAACCGTGGGGTGACGTGGGTCAAGAAGGGTGAGTTCGACAAGGCGGTCAAAGACTACGACGAAGCCATCCGACTCAACCCCAAATACGCTGACGCTTTCTACAACCGTGGGGTGATATGGGCCGGGAAGGCCGAGTTCGACAAGGCGATCAAAGACTTCGACGAAGTCATCCGACTCAACCCCAAAGATGCGCGCGCTTTCAACAACCGTGGATCTGCATGGGCCAACAACGGTGAATCTGACAAGGCGGTCAAGGACTATGACGAAGCCATCCGACTTAACCCCAAATACGTTAACGCGTTCATCAACCGTGGGCTGACATGGGCCGGGGAGGGTAAGTTCGACAAGGCGATCAAAGACTTCAACGAAGCCATCCAACTCAACCCCAAATTCGCTCTCGCTTTCTACTCCCGTGGGTTGGCGTGGAAGGCGAAGGGAGAAAACGAGAAGGCTGCCAAGGATTTCGCCGAGGCCGAGCGGTTGCAGGAACTCAAGAAGTAG